A single Streptomyces sannanensis DNA region contains:
- a CDS encoding (Fe-S)-binding protein has protein sequence MRVALFVTCVNDTLYPGTGRAVVTLLERLGVEVGFPAAQTCCGQPQFNTGYRHETEPLIRRYAAAFEDYEYVVTPSGSCAAMVRDNYPRIGAKAQAEGRGSELASAAAKAVPKTYELTEFLVDVLGVTDVGAYFPHTVTYHPTCHGLRLLGLGRRPLALLSQVKGLELRELAGAEECCGFGGTFAVKNAAVSAAMGADKARHIEETGASAVCTVDNSCLLHIGGTLARRGSAVRPVHIAEILASTEESPYPMGT, from the coding sequence ATGCGTGTAGCACTGTTCGTCACCTGTGTGAACGACACCCTGTATCCGGGGACCGGACGGGCCGTCGTCACCCTGCTGGAACGGCTCGGCGTGGAGGTCGGCTTCCCGGCCGCCCAGACCTGCTGCGGCCAGCCCCAGTTCAACACCGGATACCGCCACGAGACCGAGCCGCTGATTCGGAGGTACGCTGCGGCGTTCGAGGACTACGAATACGTGGTCACCCCCTCCGGGTCGTGCGCCGCGATGGTCCGCGACAACTACCCGCGCATCGGCGCGAAGGCACAGGCCGAGGGGCGCGGATCGGAACTGGCGTCCGCGGCGGCGAAAGCGGTGCCCAAGACCTATGAACTGACCGAGTTCCTGGTGGACGTGTTGGGGGTGACGGACGTCGGTGCCTACTTCCCGCACACCGTCACCTACCACCCGACCTGTCACGGCTTGCGTCTGCTCGGGCTCGGCAGGCGCCCGCTGGCGCTGTTGTCGCAGGTCAAGGGCCTGGAGCTGCGGGAGCTGGCCGGTGCGGAGGAATGCTGCGGTTTCGGCGGCACCTTCGCGGTGAAGAACGCGGCCGTCTCCGCCGCCATGGGCGCCGACAAGGCCCGTCACATCGAGGAGACCGGCGCCTCGGCCGTCTGCACGGTCGACAACTCCTGTCTGCTGCACATCGGCGGCACCCTCGCCCGGCGCGGCTCCGCCGTCCGTCCGGTCCACATCGCCGAGATCCTGGCATCCACCGAAGAATCCCCCTACCCGATGGGCACCTGA
- a CDS encoding lactate utilization protein B produces the protein MSGTYLGMPAFPKAAAESTQDESLRANLRHATHTIRDKRAKAVAELDDWQQLRAAGAAIKNRTLRHLDHYLVQVEAAVTAAGGQVHWAADADEANSIVTRLVRATGESEVVKVKSMATQEIGLNRALEAAGIHAYETDLAELIVQLGKDLPSHILVPAIHRNRSEIRDIFRREMEHWGRPAPEDLTDDPRALAEAARLHLREKFLRAKVGISGANFVVAETGTLVVVESEGNGRMCLTLPETLISVVGIEKVVPTWQDLEVFLQTLPRSSTAERMNPYTSTWTGTTDEDGPQTFHLVLLDNGRTDTLADVVGRQALRCIRCSACLNVCPVYERAGGHAYGSAYPGPIGAILTPQLRGVQTELDASLPYASSLCGACYEVCPVAIDIPEVLVHLRERVVEGGRVTIRGTRTTIRPAKGHAAERAAMRAVGWMFDHPTALATAQRLAARTRRLHPKRLPGPGRAWTDTRDIPAVPAESFRDWWKRTRPEGDPK, from the coding sequence ATGAGCGGCACCTATCTCGGTATGCCCGCCTTCCCGAAGGCGGCGGCCGAATCGACACAGGACGAATCGTTGCGGGCCAATCTGCGGCATGCGACCCACACCATCCGCGACAAGCGGGCCAAGGCCGTCGCGGAACTCGACGACTGGCAACAGTTGCGGGCCGCGGGCGCCGCGATCAAGAACCGTACGCTGCGCCACCTCGACCACTACCTCGTACAGGTCGAGGCGGCCGTGACGGCCGCGGGCGGCCAGGTCCACTGGGCGGCCGACGCGGACGAGGCCAACAGCATCGTCACCAGGCTGGTCCGGGCGACCGGTGAGAGCGAGGTCGTCAAGGTCAAGTCCATGGCCACCCAGGAGATCGGCCTCAACCGGGCACTGGAGGCGGCCGGCATCCACGCCTACGAGACCGACCTGGCCGAACTCATCGTGCAGCTCGGCAAGGACCTCCCGTCCCACATCCTCGTCCCGGCCATCCATCGCAACCGGTCCGAGATCCGGGACATCTTCCGCCGGGAGATGGAGCACTGGGGACGGCCGGCGCCCGAGGATCTCACCGACGACCCCCGCGCCCTGGCCGAAGCCGCCCGGCTGCATCTGCGGGAGAAGTTCCTGCGCGCCAAGGTGGGCATCTCCGGTGCCAACTTCGTCGTCGCCGAGACCGGCACGCTCGTCGTGGTCGAGTCCGAGGGCAACGGACGGATGTGCCTGACGCTCCCCGAGACGCTGATCTCCGTCGTCGGCATCGAGAAGGTGGTGCCGACCTGGCAGGACCTGGAGGTCTTCCTGCAGACCCTGCCGCGCTCCTCGACCGCCGAACGGATGAACCCCTACACGTCCACCTGGACCGGCACCACCGACGAGGACGGTCCGCAAACCTTCCACCTCGTCCTGTTGGACAACGGGCGCACGGACACCCTCGCCGACGTGGTGGGCCGGCAGGCACTGCGCTGCATCCGGTGCTCCGCCTGCCTCAACGTCTGCCCCGTGTACGAACGAGCCGGCGGCCATGCGTACGGATCGGCCTATCCCGGCCCGATCGGCGCGATCCTCACTCCGCAACTCAGAGGCGTGCAGACCGAGCTGGACGCCTCCCTGCCGTACGCGTCCAGCCTGTGCGGTGCCTGCTACGAGGTCTGTCCGGTCGCCATCGACATTCCCGAAGTACTCGTCCATCTGCGGGAACGCGTCGTGGAGGGCGGCCGGGTGACGATCCGCGGCACTCGGACCACGATCCGGCCCGCCAAGGGCCACGCCGCCGAACGCGCCGCCATGCGCGCCGTCGGCTGGATGTTCGACCATCCCACCGCCCTGGCCACCGCCCAGCGCCTCGCCGCCCGCACCCGCCGCCTCCACCCGAAGCGGCTCCCGGGCCCCGGCCGCGCGTGGACCGACACCCGCGACATCCCCGCCGTCCCCGCCGAGTCCTTCCGCGACTGGTGGAAGCGCACCCGCCCGGAAGGAGACCCCAAGTGA
- a CDS encoding lactate utilization protein C produces MSSRDRVLGRLRRALADVPGTERPEDAPVLRDYLRVHGDRTPEQTADLLAENLADYRAIVHRCPDAEALPALIASLLTQRGAESVLVPDGLPDGWTTEVTARIVPDDPASSARELDAVDSVVTGCAVAVAETGTIVLDAGPGQGRRRITLVPDHHICVVPADRIVDSVAQGLERLDPVRPQTWISGPSATSDIELDRVEGVHGPRTLEVILVG; encoded by the coding sequence GTGAGCAGCCGAGACCGGGTGCTGGGACGCCTGCGCCGCGCCCTGGCCGACGTACCGGGGACCGAGCGGCCCGAGGACGCCCCCGTCTTGCGTGACTATCTGCGGGTGCACGGCGACCGCACCCCCGAGCAGACCGCCGACCTGCTCGCCGAGAACCTCGCCGACTACCGGGCCATCGTCCACCGCTGCCCCGACGCCGAGGCCCTGCCGGCGCTGATCGCCTCACTGCTCACGCAGCGCGGCGCGGAGTCCGTCCTGGTGCCCGACGGCCTGCCCGACGGATGGACCACCGAGGTCACCGCGCGGATCGTCCCGGACGATCCCGCGTCCTCCGCGCGTGAACTGGACGCCGTGGACAGTGTGGTGACGGGCTGCGCCGTGGCCGTCGCAGAGACGGGCACGATCGTGCTCGACGCCGGGCCGGGCCAGGGCCGCCGCCGTATCACGCTCGTCCCGGACCACCACATCTGTGTGGTGCCGGCCGACCGGATCGTCGACTCCGTGGCCCAGGGCCTGGAGCGCCTGGACCCGGTCCGTCCGCAGACGTGGATCTCCGGCCCCTCCGCGACGAGCGACATCGAACTCGACCGGGTGGAGGGCGTCCACGGCCCGCGCACCCTGGAAGTGATCCTGGTCGGTTAG
- a CDS encoding FAD-dependent monooxygenase has translation MLVGDAAYCASPASGQGTSLALVGAYVLAGELAAAAGDHAAGFAAYEREMRPFVRANQDLGPANIKRMVMRTKGQVRISMMMLALLNRMPGKDRIMAKAIEPIHKAADAIALKAY, from the coding sequence GTGCTGGTCGGCGACGCCGCGTACTGCGCTTCGCCCGCCTCCGGGCAGGGCACCAGCCTGGCCCTGGTCGGCGCGTACGTGCTGGCCGGGGAACTGGCCGCCGCGGCCGGTGACCACGCTGCCGGATTCGCTGCGTACGAGCGCGAGATGCGCCCGTTCGTACGGGCCAACCAGGACCTCGGCCCGGCGAACATCAAGCGGATGGTGATGCGCACCAAGGGCCAGGTCCGGATCTCGATGATGATGCTGGCGCTGCTCAACCGGATGCCCGGCAAGGACCGCATCATGGCCAAGGCGATCGAGCCGATCCACAAGGCTGCCGACGCGATCGCGCTGAAGGCGTACTGA
- a CDS encoding NUDIX domain-containing protein: MEKQIRSRISAYAIATAQDDLLLTELSDASPAFEPGLWHLPGGGIDPGEQPRETLARELYEETGLELLDARLVDARTYTAHRLGVTWHLVGLFYLVDLKPGPPRLNETDGSTSAVSWMPLADLDESMLSPAAIDALGMIGAREAQGTVTR; the protein is encoded by the coding sequence GTGGAGAAGCAGATACGGTCCCGTATCTCGGCGTACGCGATCGCCACCGCACAGGACGACCTGCTGCTGACCGAACTGTCCGACGCCTCACCGGCCTTCGAGCCGGGGCTGTGGCACCTGCCCGGTGGCGGGATCGATCCGGGCGAGCAGCCGCGCGAGACGCTGGCGCGCGAGTTGTACGAGGAAACCGGGCTCGAACTCCTCGATGCCCGCCTCGTCGACGCGCGCACGTACACGGCTCACCGGCTCGGGGTGACCTGGCACCTCGTCGGGCTCTTCTACCTCGTCGACCTCAAACCCGGCCCGCCCAGGCTCAACGAAACCGACGGATCGACTTCCGCCGTCTCGTGGATGCCCCTCGCGGACCTGGACGAATCGATGCTGTCCCCGGCCGCGATCGACGCTCTGGGGATGATCGGTGCGCGAGAGGCCCAAGGCACGGTCACTCGCTGA